One Pseudorhodoplanes sinuspersici DNA segment encodes these proteins:
- the queA gene encoding tRNA preQ1(34) S-adenosylmethionine ribosyltransferase-isomerase QueA: MQTSLFDFDLPAENIALRPASPRDAARLMVVWPGQSPETEDKIVRDLPDLLQAGDALVVNDTKVIPARLFGRRIGRGEEPKIEATLHKRIDGSRWRAFVKPAKRLQAGDIVRFGDEGKVCFLGQLDATVEDKGEGGEVTLSFAFHGAILDQAIAERGAMPLPPYIASKRPADERDLTDYQTMFADEEGSVAAPTAALHFTPSLIERLIANGIQLHRLTLHVGAGTFLPVKGEDTAEHKMHSEWGEIDETTANALNAVRAKGGRIVPVGTTALRLLESAADESGTVRPFCGETDIFITPGYRFRAADLMMTNFHLPRSTLFMLVSAFAGLDTMQRAYAHAIATGYRFYSYGDACLLHPAEQR; the protein is encoded by the coding sequence ATGCAAACCTCACTCTTCGATTTCGATTTGCCCGCCGAGAACATCGCGCTGCGGCCCGCTTCGCCGCGCGATGCCGCGCGCCTGATGGTGGTGTGGCCGGGGCAATCGCCCGAGACCGAAGACAAGATCGTGCGCGATCTGCCGGACCTGCTGCAGGCTGGCGACGCGCTGGTGGTCAACGACACCAAGGTCATTCCGGCGCGGCTGTTCGGCCGGCGCATCGGTCGCGGCGAGGAGCCGAAGATCGAAGCGACCTTGCACAAGCGCATCGATGGCTCGCGCTGGCGCGCCTTCGTCAAGCCGGCCAAGCGCTTGCAGGCCGGGGACATCGTGCGCTTTGGCGACGAAGGCAAGGTGTGTTTCCTCGGCCAGCTCGATGCGACGGTGGAAGACAAAGGCGAGGGCGGCGAGGTGACATTGTCCTTCGCCTTTCACGGCGCGATACTGGATCAGGCCATCGCCGAGCGCGGCGCGATGCCGTTGCCGCCGTATATCGCGTCGAAGCGTCCCGCCGACGAACGCGATCTCACTGATTACCAGACCATGTTTGCCGACGAGGAAGGCTCGGTCGCAGCACCGACAGCGGCGTTGCATTTCACGCCGTCGCTGATCGAGCGATTGATTGCGAATGGCATTCAGTTGCATCGCCTGACCTTGCATGTCGGAGCAGGGACGTTCCTGCCGGTCAAGGGCGAGGATACCGCCGAACACAAGATGCATTCCGAATGGGGCGAGATCGACGAGACGACCGCGAACGCGCTCAACGCGGTGCGCGCCAAGGGCGGGCGGATCGTGCCGGTCGGCACCACGGCGCTAAGGCTTCTCGAAAGTGCCGCAGACGAGAGCGGCACCGTTCGCCCCTTCTGCGGCGAAACCGATATCTTCATCACGCCGGGCTATCGCTTCCGCGCGGCCGATCTGATGATGACCAATTTCCACCTACCGCGATCGACGCTGTTCATGCTGGTCTCGGCCTTTGCCGGGCTCGACACGATGCAGCGCGCCTATGCGCATGCGATTGCGACGGGATACCGGTTCTATTCGTACGGGGATGCGTGTTTGCTGCATCCGGCTGAGCAACGATGA
- the tgt gene encoding tRNA guanosine(34) transglycosylase Tgt: MSNPFSFHLIASDGTARAGEIETAHGRIATPAFMPVGTQATVKAMMPDDVARTGADILLGNTYHLMLRPGPERIAALGGLHQFMNWHKPILTDSGGFQVMSLSQLRKIDEKAVTFRSHLDGAMYELSPERAVEIQRLLGADISMQLDECIRLPAKRDEIDRAMQLSLRWAERCKRAFEGAKPGHALFGIVQGGDDPALRIASAKALVDMDFQGYAIGGLAVGEPQAVMLSMIDIVAPVLPADRPRYLMGVGTPDDLIEAIWRGIDMFDCVMPTRNGRHGVAFTRYGQINLKNARHADDPRPLDERSPYAPTRTYSRAYLHHLVKANETLGAMLLSQVNLAYYQALMLGAREAIAAGTFNDYRVSVKAGWEEGDIPPR, translated from the coding sequence ATGAGCAATCCCTTCTCCTTCCACCTCATTGCCTCCGATGGCACCGCGCGCGCCGGCGAGATCGAGACCGCGCATGGCCGTATCGCGACGCCGGCGTTCATGCCGGTCGGCACGCAGGCGACCGTGAAAGCGATGATGCCGGATGACGTGGCGCGCACCGGCGCCGATATCCTCCTTGGCAACACCTATCACCTGATGCTGCGGCCGGGACCCGAGCGCATTGCGGCACTTGGCGGCCTGCATCAGTTCATGAACTGGCACAAGCCGATCCTGACGGACTCGGGCGGCTTCCAGGTCATGTCGCTTTCGCAATTGCGCAAGATCGACGAGAAGGCGGTGACCTTCCGCTCGCATCTCGACGGCGCGATGTACGAACTCTCGCCGGAGCGTGCGGTCGAGATCCAGCGTCTGCTCGGCGCCGATATCTCGATGCAACTCGACGAGTGCATTCGCCTGCCGGCGAAGCGCGACGAGATCGATCGGGCGATGCAGCTCTCGCTGCGCTGGGCAGAGCGCTGCAAACGCGCCTTTGAAGGCGCAAAACCCGGCCATGCGTTATTCGGCATCGTGCAGGGCGGCGACGATCCGGCGCTGCGCATTGCGAGCGCGAAGGCGCTCGTTGACATGGATTTTCAGGGCTACGCGATCGGCGGTCTTGCGGTCGGCGAGCCGCAGGCGGTGATGCTGTCGATGATCGATATCGTCGCGCCAGTACTGCCGGCAGACCGGCCGCGTTACCTGATGGGCGTCGGCACACCGGACGATCTGATCGAAGCGATCTGGCGGGGCATCGACATGTTCGATTGCGTGATGCCGACCCGCAACGGACGCCACGGCGTCGCCTTCACCCGCTATGGCCAGATCAACCTGAAGAACGCGCGCCACGCCGACGATCCGCGGCCGCTCGACGAGCGCAGTCCTTACGCCCCGACGCGCACCTATTCGCGCGCCTATCTGCATCACCTCGTCAAGGCGAACGAGACGCTGGGCGCCATGCTGCTGTCGCAGGTTAACCTCGCCTATTACCAGGCGCTGATGCTGGGCGCTCGCGAAGCCATTGCCGCCGGCACGTTCAACGACTATCGCGTGTCCGTGAAAGCCGGCTGGGAAGAGGGCGACATTCCACCACGCTAA
- a CDS encoding LysR family transcriptional regulator produces the protein MNLSHLDFNLLRVLDTLITERNVTRSAEVLHRSQPAVSNALRRLRTLLGDDLLVRGSKGGLVLTPRAEAIRRPLREAIDKIEKCLGSDTEFDPARASGTLRLSAPDRLSLAIVPPLFDRLRQFAPNMSLHIVTADRTRAMDLLDADQTDVALAWCDERPPHLNIERLRDEKLFCVFRREHPLAKARKRFDIEAVLSFPHIVVSATGARTAIFDELLSRHNLRRDPLVSVSNFTAVPYLLSRSDMIGVFTELASGVFEKSFGLVKRPVPLDVAAITTSMVWHVRNKHDAKHAWFRRQIRDIYREI, from the coding sequence GTGAATCTCAGCCATCTCGATTTCAATCTTCTGCGGGTCCTCGACACCCTGATCACAGAGCGCAATGTCACGCGGTCAGCCGAAGTGCTGCACCGGTCGCAGCCCGCGGTAAGCAATGCGCTGCGCAGACTGCGTACCTTGCTCGGCGATGATCTGTTGGTTCGCGGCTCCAAAGGAGGGCTGGTCCTGACGCCGCGCGCCGAAGCGATCCGGCGGCCGCTGCGGGAAGCGATCGACAAGATTGAAAAATGTCTTGGCAGCGATACGGAATTCGATCCGGCGCGGGCATCGGGAACATTGCGGCTGAGCGCGCCTGATCGGCTCAGCTTGGCCATTGTCCCGCCGTTGTTCGATCGCTTGCGACAGTTTGCGCCGAATATGTCGCTCCACATCGTAACTGCGGATCGAACCCGTGCGATGGATCTCCTGGATGCCGACCAGACCGATGTGGCGCTGGCCTGGTGTGACGAGAGACCACCGCATCTCAACATCGAGCGGCTGCGCGATGAAAAACTGTTCTGCGTGTTCCGGCGCGAGCATCCTCTCGCCAAAGCCCGGAAGCGGTTCGACATTGAAGCGGTGCTTTCGTTTCCGCATATCGTCGTCAGCGCGACCGGCGCACGTACGGCGATCTTCGACGAGCTGCTGTCCCGTCACAATCTGCGACGCGATCCGCTTGTCTCTGTCTCCAACTTCACGGCGGTCCCTTATTTGCTTTCGCGCAGCGACATGATCGGCGTTTTTACCGAACTGGCCTCGGGCGTTTTCGAAAAGTCGTTCGGCCTGGTCAAACGGCCGGTACCGCTGGATGTCGCCGCCATCACCACCAGCATGGTCTGGCACGTGCGCAATAAGCACGATGCCAAACACGCGTGGTTCCGGCGTCAGATCAGGGACATTTATCGCGAGATTTGA
- a CDS encoding amidohydrolase family protein, producing MLSRRTFLNGTLGAGLLASQGAQPISAQPMQTQPAKKRTIVDAQVHLWQANSPERPWVAGMKPQLPEPFTIEKLLPLMDEAGVDRAIIVPPSWEGDRIDYALEAAQRYPSRFGVMGRLPLKTQMTADDLVRWKARPGLLGIRLTFLGATAAALTDGTADWLWPAAEKAGVPIMFLTAGTLPLFAKIAERHPNLTLIIDHMGVSSQVVTEKKIPVAIDDAVALAKHQNISVKLSAAPAYSSETYPFGDMTNYIQRLFDAYGPQRCYWGTDVTNGFAKATYRERLAHFMQELKFLSEEDRDWIMGRAIIARLKWSEDRS from the coding sequence ATGTTGTCACGACGCACGTTTCTGAACGGTACTTTGGGGGCCGGCTTATTGGCCTCGCAGGGCGCTCAACCCATCTCGGCTCAACCCATGCAGACCCAGCCGGCAAAAAAGCGAACGATCGTCGATGCCCAGGTCCATCTCTGGCAGGCCAATTCGCCCGAACGCCCATGGGTCGCCGGCATGAAGCCGCAACTGCCCGAACCTTTCACCATTGAAAAATTGCTCCCGCTGATGGATGAGGCCGGAGTCGACCGCGCCATCATCGTGCCGCCGAGCTGGGAAGGGGACCGGATCGATTACGCGCTCGAGGCGGCACAAAGATATCCCAGCAGATTTGGCGTGATGGGCCGTCTGCCGCTGAAGACGCAAATGACCGCCGACGATCTCGTGCGGTGGAAGGCGAGGCCGGGACTGCTTGGCATCCGGCTAACCTTCCTTGGTGCAACGGCCGCGGCCCTGACGGACGGCACGGCGGACTGGCTCTGGCCCGCCGCAGAAAAGGCCGGCGTCCCGATCATGTTTCTCACCGCCGGCACGCTTCCGCTCTTCGCCAAGATCGCCGAACGCCATCCAAACCTGACATTGATCATCGATCACATGGGCGTGTCGTCGCAGGTTGTCACTGAAAAGAAGATTCCAGTGGCGATCGACGATGCTGTTGCCCTTGCCAAGCATCAGAACATTTCAGTCAAGCTCTCGGCAGCGCCGGCCTATTCGTCGGAGACGTATCCGTTCGGCGACATGACGAATTACATTCAGCGGCTGTTCGATGCCTATGGACCACAGCGCTGTTATTGGGGCACCGACGTCACCAACGGATTTGCAAAGGCCACATATCGCGAACGGCTTGCGCATTTCATGCAGGAGCTGAAATTCCTCTCCGAAGAAGACAGGGATTGGATCATGGGGCGTGCGATCATCGCACGGTTGAAATGGAGCGAGGACCGATCGTGA
- a CDS encoding Bug family tripartite tricarboxylate transporter substrate binding protein, producing MSHKHAAASRLLGKCLALAGLAAIALAPLPVQAQSKYPDRPVRVILPFGAGGVADITTRLVAEKLGDKLGQRFVVENNPGAGGVAAARAVMQSPADGYTLAVFSNGTAISVNLFKSLPFDPVKDFVPVSAMGYFDLIFVTNANGPYKTLGDFMKAAKEKPGALNVGTIAAGSTQNLGAELFKSVTGLDFVIVPFKTSGDVLVGLERDDVQMGTEFYAALRGGLDAKKFIPVAVSGLKRGEYLPDAPTVKEAGNVDFEATSWNAIFAKAGTPPEIVATLNKALNEVLADPEVRKKALEMGIEARGSTPQELEARLKSDIAKWGKVIDTAKIEKR from the coding sequence ATGTCTCATAAACACGCCGCAGCCAGCCGGCTGCTCGGGAAGTGTCTCGCCTTGGCCGGATTGGCCGCAATCGCACTGGCGCCGTTGCCGGTTCAGGCGCAAAGCAAATATCCGGATCGCCCGGTGAGGGTGATCCTGCCATTCGGCGCCGGTGGCGTCGCCGATATCACCACGCGCCTCGTGGCCGAGAAGCTGGGCGACAAGCTCGGTCAGCGCTTCGTGGTCGAGAATAACCCGGGTGCTGGCGGTGTGGCCGCGGCTCGCGCGGTGATGCAGTCACCCGCCGATGGTTATACGCTCGCGGTGTTCTCCAACGGCACCGCGATCAGCGTCAATCTGTTCAAGTCGCTTCCGTTCGATCCGGTGAAGGACTTCGTGCCGGTTTCGGCGATGGGCTATTTCGACCTGATCTTCGTGACCAACGCCAACGGTCCTTACAAGACGCTGGGCGATTTCATGAAGGCCGCGAAGGAAAAGCCGGGCGCGCTCAATGTCGGCACCATCGCCGCGGGTTCGACCCAAAATCTCGGTGCGGAATTGTTCAAGTCGGTGACCGGCCTCGATTTCGTGATCGTGCCGTTCAAGACCTCGGGCGACGTGCTGGTCGGTCTCGAGCGCGACGACGTACAGATGGGCACGGAATTCTACGCCGCCTTGCGTGGCGGTCTCGACGCCAAGAAGTTCATTCCGGTCGCTGTCTCCGGTCTGAAGCGCGGCGAATATCTGCCGGATGCGCCGACGGTGAAGGAGGCTGGCAACGTCGATTTCGAGGCGACCTCATGGAACGCCATCTTCGCCAAGGCCGGCACGCCGCCGGAGATTGTCGCGACCCTCAACAAGGCCCTCAACGAGGTCCTGGCCGACCCGGAAGTGCGCAAGAAGGCGCTTGAGATGGGCATCGAAGCGCGTGGCTCAACGCCGCAGGAACTCGAAGCCCGACTGAAGTCCGACATCGCGAAGTGGGGCAAGGTGATCGACACCGCGAAGATCGAGAAGCGTTAA
- a CDS encoding amidohydrolase family protein, translating into MSAVFDLSTRRKPAFKLPAGSTDAHCHVFGPGDVFPYASNRRYTPDDAPKEMLKSLHDFLGIDRAVIVQASCHGNDNRAMLDALAWRPDHYRGVAILDENSSGNDIAAMARAGVRGARFNFVKHLGGSPDMDVFNNILRRIKPLGWHVVLHVDAPDIIPLSDMIRNLPLPFIIDHMGRVPAKDGLDQKPLLALLDLAKLDRCWIKVCGAERIDFPPYDKAVPIARKIVDTIPDRVLWGTDFPHPNSTHEADEADLVDLIPKIAPDPMVQKKLLVDNPAKLYGF; encoded by the coding sequence ATGTCGGCTGTTTTTGACCTTTCAACCCGCCGGAAGCCTGCGTTCAAGCTTCCGGCGGGTTCAACCGACGCGCACTGCCATGTCTTCGGACCGGGCGATGTATTTCCCTATGCATCGAACCGGCGCTACACGCCGGACGATGCGCCGAAGGAAATGCTGAAGTCGTTACATGACTTTCTCGGTATCGATCGCGCGGTCATCGTGCAGGCGAGCTGCCACGGCAATGACAACCGGGCGATGCTCGATGCGCTGGCCTGGCGGCCGGACCATTATCGCGGTGTTGCAATCCTCGACGAGAATTCGTCCGGCAACGACATCGCGGCGATGGCGCGGGCCGGCGTGCGCGGGGCGCGCTTCAACTTCGTGAAGCATCTCGGCGGCTCGCCGGACATGGATGTGTTCAACAACATCCTGCGCCGCATCAAGCCGCTCGGCTGGCATGTGGTGCTGCATGTCGATGCGCCGGATATTATTCCGCTGTCGGACATGATCCGCAATCTGCCGCTGCCTTTCATCATCGATCACATGGGCCGCGTGCCGGCGAAGGACGGGCTCGACCAGAAGCCGTTATTGGCCTTGCTCGATCTCGCCAAGCTCGATCGCTGCTGGATCAAGGTCTGCGGCGCGGAGCGGATCGACTTCCCGCCTTATGACAAGGCGGTGCCGATCGCCAGGAAGATCGTCGACACGATTCCCGATCGCGTGTTGTGGGGGACGGATTTTCCGCACCCGAATTCGACGCACGAGGCCGATGAAGCCGATCTCGTCGATCTCATCCCGAAGATCGCGCCCGATCCCATGGTGCAGAAGAAGCTCCTGGTCGACAATCCGGCGAAGCTTTACGGGTTTTAG
- a CDS encoding 3-hydroxybenzoate 6-monooxygenase: protein MAGLNDQDLPFLIVGGGIGGLVTAYALALKGFPVRVLEQSDDFREIGAGIQLGPNIFMALDKIGLKDAILADAWVPPHQEMRDALTGKLITEVPLNEEFIRRFKQPYAVTHRHDIHATFLKACQGSGLITLETSREVADFEDDGKTATAVLKNGGRIKGRALIGCDGLWSKIRGRVVGDGKPRVSGHIAYRAVLKKEDVPADLWQPGVILWAGPRTHFVHYPLRRGELYNLVAVFHSDHYSEGWDSEGDKQLLFDHFKGQRPEVLRMLERIETWRYWVLCDREPIKNWSKGRVTLLGDAAHPMLQYLAQGACQATEDAVWLAEKVAEQPDDLPAAFQAYQQQRYLRTARVQIMARIYGEFYHARGPAAELRDMMLSARTPSQSFDGIAWLYGSM, encoded by the coding sequence ATGGCGGGGTTGAACGATCAGGATCTGCCGTTTCTGATTGTGGGTGGCGGCATCGGCGGGCTGGTAACGGCCTATGCCTTGGCGCTGAAAGGCTTCCCGGTCCGCGTGCTCGAACAATCGGATGACTTCCGCGAAATCGGCGCCGGCATCCAGCTTGGCCCGAACATCTTCATGGCCCTCGACAAGATCGGCCTGAAGGACGCGATCCTTGCCGACGCCTGGGTCCCGCCGCATCAGGAGATGCGCGATGCCCTGACCGGCAAGCTGATCACGGAAGTCCCACTCAATGAGGAATTCATCAGGCGGTTCAAGCAGCCCTATGCGGTCACCCACCGCCATGACATTCACGCCACCTTCCTGAAAGCCTGTCAGGGCTCAGGCCTGATCACCCTGGAAACCAGCCGCGAGGTGGCCGATTTCGAGGACGATGGAAAGACCGCCACGGCCGTTCTCAAGAACGGCGGGCGGATAAAGGGCCGTGCCCTGATCGGCTGCGATGGCCTGTGGTCGAAAATCCGCGGCAGGGTCGTGGGTGACGGCAAGCCGCGCGTCTCGGGTCACATCGCCTATCGGGCCGTGCTGAAGAAAGAGGATGTGCCGGCGGACCTGTGGCAGCCCGGCGTGATCCTGTGGGCCGGCCCCCGCACCCACTTCGTGCATTATCCGCTGCGGCGGGGCGAACTCTACAACCTCGTCGCCGTCTTCCATTCCGACCATTATTCCGAGGGCTGGGACAGCGAGGGCGACAAGCAGCTCCTGTTCGACCACTTCAAGGGCCAGCGGCCCGAAGTGCTGCGGATGCTGGAGCGGATCGAGACCTGGCGCTATTGGGTGCTGTGCGATCGCGAGCCGATCAAGAACTGGTCGAAGGGACGCGTGACCCTCCTTGGCGATGCCGCCCATCCGATGCTGCAATATCTCGCCCAGGGCGCCTGCCAGGCGACCGAAGACGCGGTGTGGCTCGCGGAGAAAGTGGCCGAGCAGCCCGACGATCTGCCGGCCGCGTTCCAGGCCTATCAGCAGCAGCGCTATCTGCGCACGGCGCGGGTGCAGATCATGGCCCGCATCTATGGCGAATTCTATCACGCCCGCGGCCCCGCAGCCGAACTGCGCGACATGATGCTGTCAGCCCGCACGCCGTCGCAGTCCTTCGACGGCATCGCATGGCTGTACGGATCGATGTGA
- a CDS encoding tyrosine-type recombinase/integrase, producing the protein MPKAVLTRPFVDCATCGPGKAKVDYFDSEQRGFMLEVRRSGGKTFYQRYTDERGRERQYKIGPADAITLDQARKKARIILAQALLGDDPQARRRELRAIPTLAELVRDRYLPHVKAYKRSWRTDETVFRVHILPVLGTKPLDEITGDAIADLMQRMRDRGYASGTINRVLILIRFIFNLARKWKIAGVKENPTFGLNTAPDVQRDRFLSPEETQRLIESINIDENRSAAQTIMMLLLTGARRNEVSHAKWDYIDWERRTLLVPISKTGRPRVIALNGRAMALLRSIPRLDDNPYIFPSPITGRPCPSLHFPWTRIKERAGLEGVRLHDLRHSFASFLVNEGVSLYVVQGLLGHTQPRTTQRYAHLAQNTLNNAAEIVAQVIGGSGAKLESAVI; encoded by the coding sequence ATGCCCAAGGCCGTTCTCACCCGACCATTCGTGGATTGTGCGACATGCGGCCCCGGCAAGGCCAAGGTCGACTACTTCGATTCCGAACAGCGCGGCTTCATGCTCGAAGTGCGCCGTTCCGGAGGAAAGACGTTCTACCAGCGCTACACGGATGAGCGTGGCCGCGAGCGGCAATACAAAATCGGCCCGGCCGATGCGATTACGCTCGATCAGGCCCGCAAAAAGGCTCGCATTATTCTTGCGCAGGCCCTTTTGGGTGACGATCCGCAGGCTCGCCGGCGCGAGTTGCGCGCGATCCCGACCCTCGCCGAACTGGTCCGGGACCGCTATCTGCCGCACGTCAAGGCTTACAAACGGAGCTGGAGAACGGACGAAACCGTTTTCCGCGTTCACATCCTGCCGGTCCTTGGCACCAAACCTCTCGACGAAATCACAGGAGATGCCATCGCGGACTTGATGCAGCGGATGCGTGACCGGGGCTATGCGAGCGGCACCATCAACCGCGTGCTGATTTTGATCCGCTTCATCTTCAATCTCGCCCGCAAGTGGAAAATTGCCGGGGTGAAGGAGAATCCAACCTTCGGATTGAATACGGCGCCCGATGTCCAGCGCGACCGCTTTCTCTCTCCCGAAGAAACACAGCGGCTGATCGAGTCGATCAATATCGACGAAAACCGATCTGCCGCGCAGACAATCATGATGCTGTTGCTGACCGGAGCCCGGCGCAACGAAGTTTCGCACGCCAAATGGGACTATATCGACTGGGAGCGGCGGACGCTGCTGGTGCCGATATCCAAAACTGGACGGCCGCGCGTGATCGCCTTGAACGGACGGGCGATGGCTTTGCTGCGCTCCATCCCCAGGCTGGACGACAATCCCTACATTTTTCCGTCGCCGATTACAGGCCGGCCGTGTCCGTCGCTGCATTTTCCATGGACACGCATCAAGGAGCGCGCCGGCCTCGAAGGCGTGCGCCTGCACGACCTGCGGCATTCCTTTGCCAGCTTCCTCGTCAATGAGGGCGTTTCGCTCTATGTCGTACAAGGGCTGCTTGGCCATACCCAGCCGCGCACGACACAGCGCTACGCCCATCTGGCTCAGAACACCCTCAACAACGCCGCTGAGATCGTGGCACAGGTGATCGGTGGCTCGGGAGCCAAACTGGAATCGGCTGTGATCTAG
- a CDS encoding helix-turn-helix transcriptional regulator, protein MIGDNRQAKFSVVPNTRSVNQERRDFAAKVRAARALLGWSQAELGQRVGVTQRSINRLEQANVDIRRSTAVAIEQVLRDEGVSFEIIQSGGFRIVVLPRSHKRS, encoded by the coding sequence ATGATCGGCGACAACCGACAAGCCAAATTTTCGGTTGTCCCGAACACGCGCTCGGTCAACCAGGAACGACGTGATTTCGCGGCCAAGGTGCGGGCGGCGAGGGCGTTGCTGGGCTGGAGTCAGGCTGAACTGGGACAGCGTGTTGGCGTGACGCAGCGCTCTATCAACCGGCTTGAACAGGCCAATGTCGACATTCGCCGGTCGACGGCAGTCGCCATAGAACAAGTTCTGCGCGACGAGGGCGTATCATTCGAAATCATTCAATCCGGCGGATTCAGGATTGTCGTTTTGCCGCGCTCTCACAAACGCTCTTAG
- a CDS encoding uracil-DNA glycosylase produces MATTSRTENPAFIRDSGKPGRDCPLCPRLAEFRMRWREEEPGWFNAPVGSFGPKTARLLIVGLAPGLQGANRTGRPFTGDYAGDLLYQTLVEYGFAHGHFEARVDDSLDLIDARITNAVRCVPPENKPTPVEIATCRSFLEATIGEMTDLQAIVALGRIAHDAVVTAFGARKSAVKFGHGAQNSLGHIVLFDSYHCSRYNTNTGVLTPQMFRAVFAAVRDFLNEDQRRSA; encoded by the coding sequence ATGGCGACGACTTCGAGGACTGAGAATCCAGCATTCATTCGCGACAGCGGAAAGCCCGGACGCGACTGCCCGCTCTGCCCCCGCCTGGCCGAATTCAGGATGCGATGGCGTGAGGAAGAGCCGGGCTGGTTCAACGCGCCGGTTGGTTCATTCGGACCGAAGACGGCGCGGCTTCTGATCGTCGGTCTCGCGCCCGGATTGCAGGGCGCTAATCGCACTGGCCGTCCCTTCACGGGCGATTATGCTGGCGACCTTCTTTACCAGACGCTGGTCGAATACGGCTTTGCGCACGGTCATTTCGAAGCGCGAGTCGATGACAGCCTCGACCTGATCGATGCGCGGATCACCAATGCGGTGCGCTGCGTACCGCCAGAAAACAAACCAACGCCGGTCGAGATCGCGACCTGCCGCTCATTCCTTGAAGCCACCATTGGCGAGATGACGGATTTGCAGGCGATCGTCGCACTCGGCCGCATCGCGCACGATGCCGTGGTGACGGCGTTCGGGGCGCGCAAATCGGCCGTCAAGTTCGGCCACGGTGCGCAGAACAGTCTCGGCCATATCGTGCTGTTCGATAGCTATCATTGCTCGCGCTACAACACGAATACCGGCGTGCTGACGCCGCAAATGTTTCGCGCCGTCTTCGCCGCCGTCCGGGACTTTCTGAACGAGGATCAGCGGCGCTCGGCGTAA
- a CDS encoding NYN domain-containing protein, producing MASNLEKTALFIDGANLYATAKSLGFDIDYKRLLREFQSRGYLLRAFYYTAVIEDQEYSSIRPLIDWLDYNGYTVVTKATKEFVDQTGRRKVKGNMDIELAVDAMELAGSIDHMVLFSGDGDFRSLIEAMQRRGVRVTVVSTMSSQPPMVADELRRQADEFIDIIHLQSKVGRDPAERPATHREPREGRETRSHTPQFLQRPASQRAPIGPDGDDFED from the coding sequence ATGGCATCGAATCTGGAAAAGACAGCCCTGTTCATTGACGGTGCAAATCTTTACGCGACAGCAAAATCTCTGGGTTTTGATATCGATTACAAGCGTTTGCTGCGCGAATTCCAGTCCCGTGGCTATCTCTTGCGCGCTTTTTACTACACGGCGGTGATCGAGGATCAGGAATACTCGTCGATCCGCCCACTGATCGATTGGCTCGACTACAATGGCTACACCGTGGTGACCAAGGCCACGAAAGAATTTGTCGACCAGACCGGGCGCCGCAAGGTGAAGGGCAATATGGACATCGAGCTCGCCGTCGACGCCATGGAACTGGCCGGCTCGATCGATCACATGGTGCTGTTTTCCGGCGACGGCGACTTCCGATCCCTGATCGAGGCGATGCAGCGGCGCGGGGTTCGCGTCACAGTCGTCTCCACCATGTCGTCACAGCCGCCCATGGTGGCGGATGAATTGCGACGGCAAGCCGACGAATTTATCGACATCATTCATTTGCAGAGCAAGGTTGGCCGCGATCCGGCGGAGCGTCCGGCCACCCACCGGGAGCCACGCGAAGGACGCGAAACCCGGTCGCATACCCCGCAATTCCTGCAGCGGCCTGCTTCGCAGCGCGCGCCCATTGGTCCCGATGGCGACGACTTCGAGGACTGA
- the rpoZ gene encoding DNA-directed RNA polymerase subunit omega: protein MARVTVEDCIDKVENRFELVLLASHRARMVSSGAQITVDRDNDKNPVVALREIAETTISPGDLKEDLIHSLQKYVEVDEPEAEAPLIGTSGSADADDTDVAMEHMSEEELLRGLEGLTPPEAQPEEEE from the coding sequence ATGGCCCGTGTCACCGTAGAAGATTGCATTGACAAGGTTGAAAACCGCTTCGAACTCGTGCTGCTCGCCAGCCATCGCGCGCGCATGGTTTCGTCCGGTGCTCAGATCACTGTCGACCGCGACAATGACAAGAACCCGGTCGTCGCTCTTCGTGAGATCGCCGAAACGACGATCTCTCCGGGCGACCTGAAGGAAGACCTGATCCACTCGCTGCAGAAGTATGTCGAGGTCGACGAGCCTGAAGCAGAAGCGCCGCTGATCGGCACGTCTGGTTCGGCCGATGCCGACGACACCGATGTTGCGATGGAGCACATGAGCGAGGAAGAGCTGCTGCGCGGGCTGGAAGGTCTGACGCCGCCGGAAGCTCAGCCGGAGGAAGAGGAATAA